The following are from one region of the Biomphalaria glabrata chromosome 4, xgBioGlab47.1, whole genome shotgun sequence genome:
- the LOC129925675 gene encoding uncharacterized protein LOC129925675 — MSGSDGSVKIKIVNRESACIKQIDKNVKNKFKWVWMEEKDCMGDFLSSYIRKLEDPGVAWCIICKEKIKYGSAGKKVIKIHATSKKHQSTRSTLKSSSSLPALFQNRKNLEQAVTEPIQTIYGLAPNVLQAQCSTLCNEPATAVYVSMKDRVSHQEALLCSFIAEHSLPLSIAPHLVALAQELSRDSKALSQLSMDRKSTSYKLRDGLSSVFHKRLVADMKRYPFSLNLDEATSQGSKQRILNILVSFFNKEESVVHLYASIHLTTVNATTVYNAVMQQFTKDDIPVSNLVSCLTDSASYMTGCKQGFLTKLKTIAPKLLDIDNDVCHHVHNIVKLFCQHFDKFVENLLDDLHTDFNFGSDLNSFLEDISLSLGKKYYRPKERVPHRWLSVLDCSVDLVDNLEPLTVFYYAWLKAEDKMAYNSVIINILKNISKDSRKNIYSILSSLRCKTLTPAGKARKVRIYEKLFFSRPKLDQLLNLYLGVLPLFKSFILLFESKEPRIHLLFDEQIQLIKNFLICFVKPETVRDFDFSKVADFDLDKDVFLNYSLLYTGQSKVNVSEMFLNQLLVAYKDCAKYMLQKFALKNKTLRLLRAINPGTVGHSQNMKMLCQLAEKMPFFNCEEVAAVQEEIRQIQIDSSLQSKDFAKDRIDHWWAIYFKSHPDQYPLFFKMISGCLSIFSGPRVESSFSFMNSLITKKTNRMVCQTYEAFQKVRYFLQSKHTTSLKLFHREDVATTPVDKALIFHVQTAWRRY; from the exons atgtcaggCAGTGACGGTagtgttaaaattaaaatagtaaaCAGAGAAAGCGCTTGTATAAAACAAATTGACAAAAATGTcaagaataaatttaaatggGTATGGATGGAGGAGAAAGATTGTATGGGCGACTTTCTTTCCAGCTATATTAGGAAATTAGAAGATCCTGGGGTCGCCTGGTGCatcatttgtaaagaaaaaataaagtatgGTTCTGCTgggaaaaaagttattaaaattcaCGCAACTTCTAAAAAGCATCAAAGTACAAGGTCAACTCTTAAATCTTCAAGTAGCCTCCCAGCATTGTTTCAAAACAGAAAAAATCTTGAACAGGCAGTGACTGAGCCAATACAAACTATCTATGGTTTAGCACCTAATGTTTTACAAGCCCAGTGTTCTACATTGTGTAATGAGCCTGCAACAGCTGTATATGTAAGCATGAAAGATAGGGTGTCACACCAGGAAGCCTTACTATGTAGTTTTATTGCTGAGCATTCTCTGCCACTTAGCATTGCTCCTCACTTGGTTGCTCTAGCTCAAGAACTCAGCAGAGATTCTAAAGCTCTGTCACAATTGTCTATGGATAGAAAATCTACATCTTACAAACTTCGAGATGGACTTTCTTCTGTGTTTCACAAAAGATTAGTTGCTGATATGAAAAG ATATCCATTTTCACTCAATCTGGATGAAGCAACCAGTCAAGGAAGTAAACAACGGATTCTCAACATTTTGGTATCATTTTTCAATAAGGAAGAAAGTGTAGTACACCTCTATGCCTCAATTCATTTAACTACAGTAAATGCAACCACTGTTTACAATGCTGTTATGCAGCAGTTCACTAAAGATGACATTCCAGTTAGTAATTTAGTTTCATGTCTTACTGACTCAGCTAGCTACATGACTGGATGTAAACAAGGTTTTTTAACTAAGCTAAAGACCATTGCTCCAAAACTTTTAGATATTGATAATGATGTTTGTCATCATGTCCATAATATTGTGAAATTGTTTTGTCAACATTTTGATAAATTTGTAGAAAATCTACTTGATGATCTTCACACTGATTTCAATTTTGGTAGTGACCTCAATTCTTTCTTAGAAGACATATCATTATCATTAGGTAAAAAGTATTACAGACCAAAGGAAAGAGTTCCACATAGGTGGCTATCTGTATTGGATTGTTCAGTAGATCTTGTTGATAACCTAGAACCTCTAACAGTTTTTTACTATGCCTGGCTAAAAGCTGAAGATAAAATGGCTTACAATAGTGTAATTATTAATATTCTTAAGAATATTTCTAAAGacagtagaaaaaatatttattcaattttGTCTTCTTTGAGATGTAAAACATTAACACCTGCAGGAAAAGCAAGAAAAGTTAGAATttatgaaaaattgtttttctctaGACCTAAACTGGACCagcttttaaatttgtatttgggAGTCTTGccattgtttaaatcttttatattgttatttgaATCAAAAGAACCAAGAATTCATCTGCTTTTTGATGAGCAAATTCAACTtatcaaaaattttttaatttgttttgtaaaacctGAGACAgttagagattttgatttttccAAAGTAGCAGATTTTGATTTAGacaaagatgtttttttaaactattcatTACTGTATACTGGACAATCTAAAGTAAatgtttcagaaatgtttctCAATCAGCTTTTAGTGGCATACAAAGACTGTGCCAAATATATGTTGCAaaagtttgctttaaaaaataaaactcttaGATTACTCAGGGCAATAAACCCTGGTACAGTTGGACACTCCCAAAATATGAAGATGTTGTGCCAACTAGCAGAGAAAATGCCATTTTTTAACTGTGAAGAAGTTGCTGCTGTTCAAGAGGAGATAAGACAGATCCAAATAGACAGCAGTCTCCAGTCAAAAGACTTTGCTAAGGACAGAATTGATCACTGGTgggctatttattttaaaagccaCCCAGACCAatatcctcttttttttaaaatgattagtgGCTGCTTAAGTATTTTTAGTGGGCCCAGAGTAGAGAGCTCCTTCTCATTTATGAACAGTTTGattactaaaaaaacaaacagaatggTGTGTCAAACTTATGAAGCATTTCAAAAAGTCAGATATTTTTTACAATCAAAACACACAACTTCTCTCAAGTTGTTCCACAGAGAAGATGTTGCCACAACACCTGTTGATAAGGCATTAATTTTTCATGTACAGACTGCATGGAGAAGATATTAA